GCTCTGGGGTGTCCGCAAGTGCAAGCCCCAGATGAATTATGACAAGCTGAGCCGGGCCCTGCGGTGAGGAGGGCAGAGGCCCCTGGGCAGATGTGGACAGCCCCCACTGGTTGGGGAGCCCCTGACTCGTGGGAATAGGCTTTGGGTTTGATTCCTTGATTCTGCCAAATcatagctttgtgaccttgggcaagtcctaaCCCTTCTCTGCCCCTGTGTCACACAGGTGTCCTGAGGAGAGAATACAGCCATGGGTGTTGCCTTTAGTCTGGCCCCAGACCTGAGGGGAGGGCTGGTCCCCATCACCCTCTGGGCACTTGATTTCCCATGTTTCCTGGTCGCCCTTTGTGAGCAGCACCTAACTAGGGGGATCTAGACATGGGTTCTCTGTGGCTGACCATCCGATGTTGTTTCTACACCCATAGCTATTACTACAACAAACGCATTCTGCACAAGACCAAGGGGAAACGGTTCACCTACAAGTTCAACTTCAACAAACTGGTGCTGGTTAATTACCCTTTCATTGATGTGGGGTTGGCTGGTGAGTACCAGGGCTGGGGGCCATGATCTCGGAGGGAGGAGAGGGTCTGTCTGTATGTCCAGGCTAGGCCAGAGGCCTTGACACCATGTCTCCCCTCTCCTGCCAGGGGGTGCCGTGCCCCAGAGTGCCCCGCCAGTGCCATCGGGTGGCAGCCACTTCCGCTTCCCTCCCTCAACGCCCTCTGAGGTGCTGTCCCCCACCGAGGACCCCCGTTCGCCACCGGCCTGCTCTTCATCCTCATCCTCCCTCTTCTCGGCTGTGGTGGCCCGACGCCTGGGCCGAGGCTCTGTCAGTGACTGTAGTGATGGCACATCAGAGCTGGAGGAGCCACTGGGAGAGGATCCCCGGGCCCGACCGCCAGGCCCTCCGGAGCTGGGTGCCTTCCGTGGGCCCCCACTGGCCCGCCTGCCCCATGACCCCGGCGTCTTCCGTGTCTACCCCCGGCCTCGGGGTGGCCCTGAGCCTCTCAGCCCCTTCCCTGTGTCGCCGCTAGCCGCGCCTGGCTCCCTGCTACCCCCTCAGCTTTCACCGGCTCTGCCCATGACGCCCACCCACCTGGCCTACACTCCCTCGCCCACGCTGAGCCCTATGTACCCCAGTGGCGGCGGGGGCCCAAGCGGCTCTGGGGGAGGCTCCCACTTCTCCTTCAGCCCTGAGGACATGAAACGGTACCTGCAGGCCCACACTCAAAGTGTCTACAACTACCACCTCAGCCCCCGCGCCTTCCTGCACTACCCTGGGTTGGTGGTGCCCCAGCCCCAGCGCCCTGACAAGTGCCCACTGCCACCCATGGCACCTGAGACCCCACCAGTTCCCTCTTCGGCCtcgtcctcctcttcctcctcttcctccccattcAAGTTTAAGCTCCAGCCGCCCCCGCTGGGACGTCGGCAGCGGGCAGCTGGGGAGAAGGCTCCGGCAGGCGCTGACAAGAGTGCTGGCATTGGCATGGGCGGTGGTGGCAGCGCAGGTGGGCTGCCTGAAGGGGCGGGGGCGCtggccccaccaccacccccgccACAGATCAAGGTGGAGCCTATCTCGGAAGGCGAGTCGGAGGAGGTAGAGGTGACTGACATCAGTGATGAGGATGAGGAAGACGGGGAGGTGTTCAAGACGCCTCGTGCCCCACCTGCACCCCCCAAGCCTGAGCCCGGCGAGGCACCGGGGGCAGCCCAGTGCATGCCCCTCAAGCTGCGCTTTAAAAGGCGCTGGAGTGAAGACTGTCGCCTGGAGGGGGGTGGGGGCCCCGCTGGGGGCCTTGAGGATGAGGGCGAGGACAAGAAGGTGcgtggggaggggcctggggaggCCGGGGGACCCCTCACCCCGAGACGGGTGAGCTCCGACCTCCAGCACGCTACAGCCCAGCTCTCTCTCGAGCATCGAGATTCCTGAGGGCTGTGGGCAGGGGACCCCTGTTCCCCCAACCCCCATGCTTCTTTTGCTGCCTTAACCCCCCCATGCCCCGGAGGTGAGGGCAGCTTTCTAGTCtctttcctgcctcctccctttcccctctccACATTTTgtataaaacttttaattttttttttttaatggtgaggGTGGGTGGGTGCCTAGGGCTGGGAGCTGTCCCCTGTCTCTCGGGTTTCTAAGCTCCGGGCaaagtggtggtggggggagggaggggggagttaAGGGGGCCACCTCCATTCTGGGGAATTTATATTTGAACTGAGGCTCGGGCCTCAATGCCCAGGAACTTTTTTATTACAATCGCTTAGGAAGTAAAGCCTTGTTTCCCTCCCTGTTCTCTGCCTCCTGTACCTCTCCCTCTCCACCCATGGCTATCCTCAGCCCCCATTCTGCCTTCCCTGCCCCTCCAGGGGCCACGAGTGCCTGGGTTTCTCATACCCCACAGGGTTgcagcagaggagggagggacatTTTATGATGAACCAAAAATTCCGTGTcggggatgggggggtggggggcggaagAGGGTGAGGGGTGCCACCCATAGGCCACAAATCTCTACAAGTGCCTGCTGTCCCTCTCCCGCTGCCCACCCCAGCACCAGTCCAACCCTTTCACCCCCAGCTGCTCCTAGGACTAGCCCATAGGCAGGGGGGTAGGGGGGGTGGGAAAGGGGTGCCCTGAAACCAAACTGGAAGCCCCCTCTGCCTCCCACCTGGGGCCCCTGGGGTGGGGGTCTGTTGTCAAGCCTTATTCTGTATTagggatggagggtgggggggAGGGAAGTTGGGGGCTGCTGGAGAATGTattcaaaacaataaaactttggACCTTTGGATGCAGTGATCTGTCCTGGGTCCTGGGTGCTGGGTGCAGCTGCCACAAGGCCACAGCTTTCGCATGATTCTGAAGGACGGGCCCCAAATGGCCCCCCGTGGATCTATGGCCAGACAGCCTAACTGCCTCGGAATGAGGCAAATTCAGGCTTGGGAAATGCTCTCCCAACCTCGGGGGCACATAGCCTAGCCCCCATGGGCCTGATGAGTAAGGTCCCAGGCACACTCGTCCTCTCTGACTGCTCCCCTATTCCATGGGGATCTGCGCGTCCTTGGAAGCACTTTAGGCTCGTCACCACCACACCACTGTCCTTGCTCTTCTGATTGCCTGCAATACCTTTCCTCTCGCTCTGAGTTCCTACCCAGGACCCCAGACTCTGCTAAAGGCCTGAAACTCCTTTTGGACCACCCCTAGTAGCGTGCCACACATCATTTTTAGGGCGCTTCTGAGTTCATTTGGGACTCCTTTGGCGACAGGCCTGCACTGTCTCTTGAAATGTAGACTTTGCAAGGTCTTCCTATGGAACCATGGGAACACCCTCTGCCAGCAAGTTGGGAAGGGCCTAGCTTAATCCTGGTTGCTATTGATTGAGCTACTGTGAGCCAAGTACCTAGTACCTAGTTAGGAGCTGCAGTGCTTTATCTCCAACATCCAGCAAGGTAGGGGCAAGTGCCTcagtgaaatgacttgcccaaggccctaAGCCCAGCCAGGATGGGCTTAAATGAGGTCTGTCTCTGAAGCCCGTGTTCTTTCAACAACCCCTAAAAGCCGGGATGGTTGGATGTAGACCAGGGTCTCAAGATCATAGGATCTGAGTGGTGAGCTCATAAAGCTAGAAGCCCAGGTTGGAGAGTTCGAGTCAGGGATGAGAGAGTCAGAAGGAGGAATCCAGGCATGAAGTGCCCTTACAGACAGCT
This genomic window from Diceros bicornis minor isolate mBicDic1 chromosome 34, mDicBic1.mat.cur, whole genome shotgun sequence contains:
- the ERF gene encoding ETS domain-containing transcription factor ERF — translated: MKTPADTGFAFPDWAYKPESSPGSRQIQLWHFILELLRKEEYQGVIAWQGDYGEFVIKDPDEVARLWGVRKCKPQMNYDKLSRALRYYYNKRILHKTKGKRFTYKFNFNKLVLVNYPFIDVGLAGGAVPQSAPPVPSGGSHFRFPPSTPSEVLSPTEDPRSPPACSSSSSSLFSAVVARRLGRGSVSDCSDGTSELEEPLGEDPRARPPGPPELGAFRGPPLARLPHDPGVFRVYPRPRGGPEPLSPFPVSPLAAPGSLLPPQLSPALPMTPTHLAYTPSPTLSPMYPSGGGGPSGSGGGSHFSFSPEDMKRYLQAHTQSVYNYHLSPRAFLHYPGLVVPQPQRPDKCPLPPMAPETPPVPSSASSSSSSSSSPFKFKLQPPPLGRRQRAAGEKAPAGADKSAGIGMGGGGSAGGLPEGAGALAPPPPPPQIKVEPISEGESEEVEVTDISDEDEEDGEVFKTPRAPPAPPKPEPGEAPGAAQCMPLKLRFKRRWSEDCRLEGGGGPAGGLEDEGEDKKVRGEGPGEAGGPLTPRRVSSDLQHATAQLSLEHRDS